The nucleotide sequence GTGTATTTTGTTTGGATGCTTTACTAATAGTGTCAGAGATGCCAATTGGAGACAAACTTACCTACGCGGGATGTGTCGGTATCTCAAGGCAATCACACTCTGTCACCCGTCTTTACAATGCCATGCTTCTTAAATTTCCGACGTGACATTGTGTGATTGACTTTGGGGATACCATTTGAAATCTCTCACCTGACATTGCGTGATTGGCTTGGATACCACCAAAATGGTATCACCGTTCCAGGAAAGTTCTTCCCGAAAAGTTGTTGATCTCTTTTAGTTCTTCATTGTTAGACTGATATTCAAAGTGGATCAAATTGAGAACCATCGTTTATTTTTGCTAAATTAAGTTTGGAGGCGCTGAATTGAAGTATTAAGCAAACCCTTTTGGTTATATTCAAATGGCTTTTTggatttttgtcattttgtccttatttaatggagattttatatggaaggaccaaaatgattgattgtggaccaactcaaggaccaattctatcgatttcaaatcttagggaccaaattgatgagttatgcaagaccattttagctaaaaagcctatTCAAGTTGATGCTAACTTGTGGCTCTTGATCAGGGTACCATGCTAGCCGTGGCAGGTGGGGGAAGTGCATCCGTCAAAGTTTGGGACACTGCCACATGGAATATAGTAGCCACATTGTCGATTCCTCGCCCTGAAGGAACCAAGCCAACTGACAAAAGCAGCAGCAAGAAGTTTGTGCTATCGGTTGCCTGGAGTCCTGATGGGAGACGCATTGCTTGTGGGTCGATGGATGGAACTGTTTCTGTTTTTGATACAGATCGTGCCAAGTTCCTGCACCACCTGGAAGGCCACTTCATGCCAGTGAGGTCTCTCGTGTTTTCTCCCGTTGAGCCCCGGTTGCTCTTCACAGGCTCGGATGATGCCCATGTGCACATGTATGATGCTGAGGGTAAAACCTTGGTTGGGGCTATGTCAGGTCACGCAGGCTGGGTCCTGAGTGTGGATGTGAGCAGTGATGGGGCAGCTGTTGCAACGGGGTCGAGTGATAGAACTGTGAGGCTGTGGGATATCAGCATGAGGGGAGCTGTGCAGACAATGAGCAACCACACTGACCAGGTCTGGGGAGTGGCGTTTCGACCAGGAGGAATGCCTGGTCGACTTGCTAGTGTGTCCGATGACAAGAGTATATCGCTGTACGACTACTCTTGAAGTAGCTGGCTCGGGGAGAAATGAAATTTACCAGACCGTGCGCTTG is from Pyrus communis chromosome 10, drPyrComm1.1, whole genome shotgun sequence and encodes:
- the LOC137747524 gene encoding WD repeat-containing protein VIP3-like, whose protein sequence is MKLAGLKSIDDAHDESVWAVTWVPATDSRPSLLLTGSLDETVRLWQPDELVNRGKMTGHCLGVASVTAHPSGRIAASASLDSFVRIFDVDTNNTVASLEAPPSEVWQLRFNPQGTMLAVAGGGSASVKVWDTATWNIVATLSIPRPEGTKPTDKSSSKKFVLSVAWSPDGRRIACGSMDGTVSVFDTDRAKFLHHLEGHFMPVRSLVFSPVEPRLLFTGSDDAHVHMYDAEGKTLVGAMSGHAGWVLSVDVSSDGAAVATGSSDRTVRLWDISMRGAVQTMSNHTDQVWGVAFRPGGMPGRLASVSDDKSISLYDYS